Part of the Solwaraspora sp. WMMA2065 genome is shown below.
GGTGAACCGCTCCGTCCGGCGATCGTGGGCGTGCACCTGCCCGGCCATCAGGTAGCTGAGCGCCGCCACCGGCTGGTTGGTCGGGGCCGACTGACTGGTCGGGGCAGTTCGACTGGTCGTCATGGTCGCAACTCCCGCTTCAGGTTGTTCCACAATGTCCTACGGAACACCTGCCAGCGGGTCCGGAACCGCAGGTGCCGACGGTTGGCGGCGACCACCGTCGCCGCCATCCGGGTGCCGATGGCAAGGGCGTCCCCGTTGGGGCTGGCTATCGGCCGCACCCCGGCCAGCCGGGCGGTCCGCGCGGCCGGCGGATCGACGCCGGCGTCGAGGGCGTCAATGTAGCGGTCCACCGCGCCGGTGCCGACGCTCAGACTGATCTCGACGTCACGCAGTCGGCTCAGCGCGACGGCCAGCCGATCGGCGGTGGCCTGGGCGTGCGGGTGTTCGCTGCGGTGCAGCCGGTCCGTGGCGTACGCCAGCCGGTGCCGCAGGTCGGGCAGCTGGGCGGCGGCGTGCGCGGCGTGCTGGCGGGCGGTCTGCAGGCCGTACAGAATGGATGCGACCGCGACCGGTCGGCCACCCGGCAGCTGCGGGCGTCCGGCGCTGACGGCGTCGAGAACATCACCGTACGCGTCCCACGCCTCGTGCAGCGCGTTCTGATAACGGTCGGTGGTCAGCCCGGCGTCCGGGTGCCGTACGCCGGCCAGTTGCTCGTCGGCGTGGGTGACGGCGGTCTCCATCGCCAGGGCGACGGTCCGCAGCACGTCGATCATGTCGGCGGCCACCTGCAACGCCTGCCCGTCGGCCGCGCTGACTTCAGCTTGCATGTCGGTCATGCCGACCTCCGCCACCAGGTGAACCGCGCCCGGTCGTTGTCGGTGGTCCGGGCCGAGTCGGACAGGGTCGCACCGGGCCGGCGGAACGGCAGTCGGTGGTAGCGGGCCAGGGTCGTCTCGGCGGCGGCCAGGTCGGCGCAGGGGCCGGGCCGTCCGCAGCCCAGACAACACCCGTTGTACGCCGATGTGGTGTGCGTGTCGACGGCCCGTTGCGCCGCGACGACCCGGTCGCGGGCGTACGCGGTGTAGACGGCACCGCTGGCGGACGCGGTCACCGGCTGTCCGTCGGGTCGGATCTCGGGGTGCTGTCGTTGGCGGTCGGGCAGGGTGGTGGCGGGTCGGGGGTCGGATGTCACCGGTCAGTGCCTCCCGTTCAGGCGTGGAGAGGGCGCACCTGGTCAGCCGGCGGGGGTTGCCGGCTGACCAGGCTCCTTGCGGGGAACCAGCTCCGGGTTTGCAGACCTGGGAACCGGTCAATGGGAGCTTTGCACACCCGGATGCACCAAGCAAGACACCGAGGCCAACTTTGTACATGTGGTCGCACAGAGCTTTGCTGTAGTAGCTGTGTCTTGTCGTACATAGCTGGGCTGTGATCCAATGGCGGGGCAGACCTGGGAGTCCAAAATGCCCGTGAAGCCCAAGTGGGAACAGCTCGTTGATCACCTCCGCTCGCAGATTGAGTCCGGCGAGCTGAGCCCAGGTGATCAACTGCCGTCAACGGCGCAGCTACGCGAACAGCACAACGTGTCCACCACAGTGGTGCGCCGCGCCATCCTCATGTTGCAGATGCAGGGCATCGTGCAGGGCGTACACGGGCTTGGGGTGTTCGTCGCCGACCGCGACGACGCCGGCGGCTCGTAGCCCGACCCTGCTGGACCGCCGCCGGCAGGATCCCCCGCGACCTCCGCGAGTGGAGGGCTGAGGCACGTTAAGACGCCCGAATTTCGTGCCTCAGCCCTCCACTCGCGAACGGATGCGGCCCACGACCGTCGCTCTGGTGGCCCAGGGTCAGGCGACGTCGGCCTCCGGCTCGGCCGCTCTCGCCTTGACCGTGCGCAGGATGCTGACGAGCTTGTCGACGTCCGCCGACGGGAAGACGGAATCCGGTCCGGCCGGAGCTTTCTCGGTGAACGGCGACTCGTAGAGCCGGCTCGGCTCCATCACCCCGTTCTGCGTCAGGTGGTCGATCATCGTGTTGATGAAGTCGAGCTGCCCCGCGTCGAGGTTGCGGCCGGCGGTGAACTCGTCGAACGCTTCGGTGGCGGCCTGCCGGTCCAGCCCGACGAGGGAGCGCAGGAACAGCCCGAGGCCGTTGGCCCGCCGCCGGGCCTGGGCGATCTCCTGCTCACTGCCGCCGCAGTCGACCAGCATCCGTTCCAGCTCGGCCAGGTCGGTCGGCGACAGCTGCCGGTTACGCCGCAACTTCTGCAACGCCACATGGTCCTCGTGGGTCCGCAGGTGCACCCGGACCTTCTCCCGGAACCGCTCGAAGTCGGTGCCGACGTCGAGACCGGTCAGGCGTACCTCGGTCACGTCGTTGATCTGGTCCTCGAAGTCGGTGTAGACGATTGCCCGCTTCGACTTCTCGACCAGCCGGACCAGCGACCGGACCCGCCGTCGTAGCCCTTCCAGCATCGGCAGGGTGACGTCGCGCCACCACTCCTCGGCGGCGACCTGGTCGAGCAGCTCCACCTCGGCGCGGATCGCCGGGATGTTCGTCTGTTCCAGCAACGCGGCGGCGATCGCCTGCACGTCGGCTTTGGTCCGGTCGAAGCGGCCACCGGCACCGAGCCGGGCGAGTTGCAGCCGCAGGATCATCAGGTCGAACCGTTTGGCTTCCTCGTCACCGGTCGGGCGTACTGTGCTGGGCAGCCCGGCCAGTTCGTGGCTGATCTCTTCCGACGCTGCCGGGGTGAGCCGCTGCCAACTCGCCGGGTCGGCGTACCGCTCGACTGCCTGCCGGTGTGGGCGGACCAGGAAGTTCTCCAGTCGCATGCCGGCGACCAGGCCGCGCAGCTCGTTCGCGACGTCCCAGCGCAGCCCGACTTCGCTGCGGGTGCCGTCGCCGTCGATGACCGTGCCGGCGGGCAGCCGCTGGTCGAGCTGGCTGATCAGCTCGACCTTCGCCTTGAAGATCCGCTCACTGAGCGACGCGGCCGTGGACCCCTCGGTACGGGTGGGTGACTGGCCGAAGTACTCGAAGTTCTCGCAGA
Proteins encoded:
- a CDS encoding winged helix-turn-helix domain-containing protein, encoding MAGQTWESKMPVKPKWEQLVDHLRSQIESGELSPGDQLPSTAQLREQHNVSTTVVRRAILMLQMQGIVQGVHGLGVFVADRDDAGGS